From Pyrenophora tritici-repentis strain M4 chromosome 1, whole genome shotgun sequence, the proteins below share one genomic window:
- a CDS encoding DHquinase-I multi-domain protein, with protein MSSDSRTKDGRASLPTPSPPASKQRSLPNSARSTPGPAQYECRRIFDPRASIVLLGMHGTGKATLAMMASVATQRRVIDMESVFQSATGFSTTAYRKQFGSSNRSLRQEEVLRDTLQTHSKGAIIVCNGSFPLDNSSQALLREFSTSHPVIHITRDLASVQKYLDTEESKVRELLALSTPVFRRCSNYEFYNISETNAAHLSVAPAHQPSVPAFLTLKRAERTFFKFLALILSPQNTHRELNDAPTLDPGHFPLSYVDLELRNYTCAVQVQLSDLTPEDVDIEEIEFGCDAFEIVVKPAQLTAEYAEDISKSIFRVRRSTVTPIIYHAMPPPANSSYSTTSYLANMWYGLRMAPEFATVDLTMDEELIRAIVASRGSTKIIGHLHAAMDWYDVFWLEKYDTAMRLGCSLVRFTRPANFMDDNAAIQSFRNTIFAKSQRIPMICYNTGRAGRRSACFNNVLTPVIPEKLRKLSDFESRAEQNPETSWLTVTEATHILYASFTYDPMEFYIIGAAVSYSLSPAMHNAAYQACGMPHHFSLLQTTTLDDSVRQMLLRPNFGGTAISQPFKVAAISLTHTLTRHARAIGAINTLLPIRHLNPDGSIPSADGVELYKERNQSGPVKALLGDNTDWIGIRSCIRRGLSPANAVRPSTTSGLVIGAGGMARAAIYAMLQLGIKHIIIHNRTLTNAEKLVEYFTHLTTSPTASSLFPSFVQSNIPPTFTILPHPTSPWPPATQPATVIVSCIPTHPIATSASSSPAPAPAFTLPRHWMQSPSGGVVIELAYRTLNTPLTRQVREEAGKSWICLDGLDLLPEQGFAQFELFTGKRAPRRVMREEVLRCWRDEWGRGDVGMVRRRLEGLGGREV; from the coding sequence ATGAGCAGCGACAGCAGAACCAAGGATGGCCGGGCTTCACTACCAACGCCGTCTCCGCCGGCCTCCAAACAACGAAGTCTACCAAATTCGGCAAGGTCAACACCAGGACCGGCACAGTATGAATGTCGGAGAATATTCGACCCGAGAGCGTCTATAGTACTTCTCGGGATGCATGGGACCGGCAAAGCAACATTGGCTATGATGGCTTCGGTAGCCACCCAGAGAAGGGTGATAGACATGGAGAGTGTATTCCAAAGTGCGACTGGATTTTCAACAACCGCATATCGAAAGCAATTTGGGTCATCAAATAGGAGTCTCAGACAAGAAGAAGTCCTCCGCGATACACTCCAAACTCACAGCAAAGGCGCAATCATCGTTTGCAATGGAAGCTTTCCTTTAGACAATAGCAGCCAAGCCCTTCTTCGCGAATTCTCAACATCACACCCGGTCATTCACATCACACGTGACCTTGCAAGTGTGCAAAAGTATCTCGATACTGAAGAATCCAAAGTCCGGGAACTGCTCGCTCTCAGTACCCCGGTGTTCCGACGGTGTTCAAACTACGAGTTCTACAACATTTCCGAAACCAATGCTGCACATCTCTCAGTTGCTCCTGCACATCAGCCATCCGTTCCCGCTTTCTTAACACTCAAAAGAGCAGAGAGAACGTTTTTCAAATTTCTGGCTCTAATCCTATCTCCGCAAAACACACATCGCGAGCTCAACGACGCACCTACGCTGGACCCAGGCCACTTTCCGCTCTCCTATGTCGATTTAGAACTGAGAAACTACACTTGTGCCGTTCAAGTGCAGCTTTCAGATCTTACCCCTGAGGATGTCGACATTGAGGAAATCGAGTTTGGCTGCGACGCGTTCGAGATTGTTGTCAAACCTGCACAGCTCACGGCAGAGTATGCAGAGGATATCAGCAAGAGTATTTTCAGAGTCAGGAGAAGCACGGTAACTCCGATAATATACCACGCCATGCCGCCTCCAGCAAACTCGAGCTACTCGACGACATCGTACCTCGCAAACATGTGGTATGGCCTACGCATGGCGCCTGAATTTGCCACTGTAGACCTAACAATGGACGAAGAGCTTATCCGAGCGATTGTAGCTTCAAGAGGTTCAACAAAAATCATCGGTCACCTACACGCGGCAATGGATTGGTATGACGTCTTCTGGCTCGAAAAGTACGACACAGCAATGCGTTTGGGCTGCAGTCTGGTCCGCTTTACTCGTCCCGCCAACTTCATGGACGACAACGCTGCTATTCAATCCTTCCGTAACACCATATTTGCAAAGTCTCAACGAATACCAATGATATGCTACAACACAGGCCGGGCCGGACGTCGCTCCGCATGCTTCAACAACGTCCTCACTCCAGTGATACCAGAAAAGTTGAGAAAGCTCTCAGATTTCGAATCCAGAGCGGAGCAAAATCCCGAAACCTCGTGGCTCACCGTAACAGAAGCTACACACATCCTATACGCCTCCTTCACATACGACCCAATGGAGTTCTACATCATCGGCGCAGCCGTATCCTACAGCCTTAGCCCAGCCATGCACAACGCCGCCTACCAAGCCTGCGGCATGCCCCACCACTTTTCCCTCCTGCAAACCACAACCCTCGACGACTCAGTCCGCCAAATGCTCCTCCGCCCAAACTTCGGCGGCACAGCTATCAGCCAGCCCTTCAAAGTCGCCGCTATATCCCTCACTCACACTCTAACCCGGCACGCCCGTGCCATTGGTGCAATAAACACACTCCTCCCCATTCGCCATCTCAACCCCGACGGCAGCATTCCCTCGGCCGACGGCGTAGAACTCTACAAAGAACGAAACCAATCCGGTCCTGTCAAGGCCCTACTAGGAGACAACACCGACTGGATCGGAATCCGGTCTTGTATCCGACGCGGACTTTCCCCGGCCAACGCCGTGCGTCCTTCCACAACATCCGGCCTCGTCATCGGCGCGGGCGGCATGGCACGAGCGGCCATCTACGCAATGTTACAACTAGGAATCAAACACATCATCATCCACAACCGCACCTTGACCAACGCAGAGAAACTAGTAGAATACTTCACCCACCTCACAACTAGTCCAACGGCTTCTTCCCTCTTCCCTTCTTTCGTTCAATCTAATATCCCGCCTACGTTTACTATCCTCCCACATCCTACCTCCCCTTGGCCACCTGCAACGCAACCAGCTACTGTAATCGTCTCTTGTATACCTACACACCCCATCGCTACATCAGCCTCCAGCTCGCCCGCTCCTGCTCCGGCGTTCACGCTACCCCGCCATTGGATGCAGAGTCCCTCTGGCGGCGTAGTTATTGAACTTGCGTACCGCACGCTTAACACGCCGTTGACGCGCCAGGTGCGCGAGGAAGCGGGTAAATCGTGGATTTGTCTCGATGGATTGGATTTGTTGCCTGAGCAGGGGTTCGCACAATTTGAACTTTTTACGGGGAAGAGGGCGCCGAGGCGCGTTATGAGGGAGGAGGTGCTGAGGTGTTGGAGGGATGAGTGGGGGAGGGGGGATGTGGGGATGGTGAGGAGGCGGTTGGAGGGGTTGGGGGGCAGGGAGGTTTGA